From the genome of Bacillota bacterium, one region includes:
- the mutS gene encoding DNA mismatch repair protein MutS, protein MAALPTEGKDLSAGDEATPMLKQYQALKAAHPGALLLFRLGDFYELFGEDAEIGASVLNITLTSREIGKGRRVPMCGVPHHAANTYIAQLVNAGYRVAICEQLEEPRLARGVVRRDVIRVVTRGTLESDSGRERRYVAVLWVAEKAAGLAFADVSTGELRATRLSGDAGTRGSALRAALDELRRLAPDELVLPPALADDPDVAQAVRRELHAALTPWENRAWDPAEARRALLQHFGVASLAAFGIEEWPEAQVAAGAALAYLLDTQKDRLVHITGLESYDPRAGLFIDPSTALNLELTASLRQRTRKGSLLGVIDETLTAAGSRMLRRYLEEPLTDVATIRARQEAVEAVFGDHLRRGRLRSLLNGLPDAERLLGRAGTGRATPRDLVALREFLQRSEAIWAVAEPLSAAGEPVAIRDLEVVAQGRPKLADLAAELERALSDDPPVDPRDGGCIRPGYDPELDRLRSDAEEGRRWIAGLESRERDRTGIRSLKVGFNKVFGYYIEVTRPNLRLVPADYERRQTLSGAERFVTAELKSWEGRVLEAEERIGTREAELFQALVQRVLALSPAIQAAARAVARLDVAAALAEIAVRRGWTRPVVDDGSVIEIRKGRHPVVEATLPDVPFVPNDLYLDTGAHRLAIVTGPNMGGKSTYLRQAALLVILAQMGSFVPAQHARIGVVDRIMTRVGASDDLASGRSTFMVEMSESAYILRHATPRSLVVLDEVGRGTATYDGLSLAWAIVEALHDLGCRTLVATHFHELTELEGALEGVFNLHAAVAQTPDGIAFLRQVRPGAADRSYGIEVARLAGLPESVVRRAQEVLYHLEGAAPHAERAAERAAAACAPAPPAAAVSPSLRPAPAALDGPAAPRRPRVRPRRSAVELSQTLLFEG, encoded by the coding sequence GTGGCAGCGCTGCCCACGGAAGGCAAGGACCTTTCTGCTGGCGACGAGGCCACGCCGATGCTCAAGCAGTACCAGGCGCTCAAGGCGGCGCATCCGGGCGCCCTGCTGTTGTTCCGGCTCGGCGACTTTTATGAACTTTTTGGCGAGGACGCCGAGATCGGGGCCTCCGTCCTCAACATCACCCTCACGAGCCGGGAGATCGGCAAGGGCCGGCGGGTGCCCATGTGCGGGGTGCCGCACCATGCGGCCAACACGTACATTGCCCAGCTGGTAAACGCCGGGTACCGCGTGGCCATCTGCGAGCAACTCGAGGAACCCCGCCTTGCCCGCGGGGTCGTGCGGCGGGACGTCATCCGGGTGGTGACGCGCGGCACACTGGAGAGCGACTCGGGGCGGGAGCGCCGGTACGTGGCCGTCCTGTGGGTGGCCGAGAAGGCGGCAGGGCTGGCGTTTGCGGACGTCTCCACCGGGGAACTGCGCGCGACCCGCCTTTCGGGCGACGCCGGGACCCGGGGTTCGGCCCTGCGGGCCGCTCTCGACGAACTGCGCCGGCTGGCCCCCGACGAACTCGTCCTGCCCCCTGCGCTGGCTGACGACCCGGACGTGGCGCAGGCTGTGCGCCGTGAGCTTCACGCTGCCCTCACCCCCTGGGAGAACCGGGCATGGGACCCGGCGGAGGCGAGGCGTGCCCTGCTTCAGCACTTCGGCGTGGCGTCGCTTGCGGCGTTCGGGATCGAAGAGTGGCCCGAGGCCCAGGTGGCCGCCGGGGCCGCCCTCGCCTACTTGCTGGACACGCAGAAGGACAGGCTCGTTCACATCACCGGCCTGGAGAGCTACGACCCCAGGGCGGGGCTCTTCATCGACCCCTCCACGGCCCTCAACCTGGAGCTGACGGCGAGCCTGCGCCAGCGCACCCGGAAAGGGTCGCTCCTGGGTGTCATCGACGAGACGCTCACCGCCGCCGGGTCGCGGATGTTGCGCCGCTACCTGGAAGAACCGCTGACGGACGTGGCGACCATCCGGGCACGCCAGGAGGCCGTCGAGGCGGTCTTCGGCGACCACCTGCGCCGCGGGCGACTCCGCAGCCTGCTGAACGGCCTGCCGGACGCCGAGCGGCTGCTGGGCCGGGCGGGCACCGGCAGGGCAACGCCGCGGGATCTTGTGGCACTGCGGGAATTCCTGCAGCGCAGCGAGGCGATCTGGGCGGTGGCCGAGCCGCTGAGCGCGGCCGGGGAGCCCGTCGCCATCCGCGACCTCGAGGTGGTGGCCCAGGGACGCCCGAAACTCGCGGATCTCGCCGCCGAGCTTGAACGGGCCCTCTCCGACGACCCGCCCGTCGACCCCAGGGACGGGGGCTGCATCCGGCCCGGCTACGACCCGGAGCTGGACAGGCTTCGCTCGGATGCAGAGGAAGGGCGCCGCTGGATCGCGGGCCTGGAGTCCAGGGAACGCGACCGCACGGGCATCCGCTCGCTCAAGGTGGGGTTCAACAAAGTCTTCGGTTATTACATCGAGGTGACCCGGCCGAACCTCAGGCTGGTTCCCGCGGACTACGAGCGCCGCCAGACCCTCAGCGGCGCGGAACGCTTCGTGACGGCAGAGCTCAAGTCGTGGGAGGGCCGCGTCCTGGAAGCAGAGGAGCGCATCGGCACCCGGGAGGCCGAGCTGTTCCAGGCGCTCGTACAGCGCGTGCTGGCGCTCTCCCCGGCCATCCAGGCGGCGGCACGGGCGGTCGCCCGGCTCGACGTAGCGGCGGCCCTGGCGGAGATCGCGGTGCGGCGCGGGTGGACGCGGCCGGTGGTGGACGACGGCTCCGTCATCGAGATCCGCAAGGGGCGCCACCCCGTGGTGGAGGCCACGCTGCCGGACGTGCCCTTCGTGCCCAACGACCTGTACCTGGACACGGGCGCACACCGGCTCGCCATCGTGACGGGCCCCAACATGGGCGGCAAGTCCACCTACCTGCGGCAGGCGGCGCTCCTGGTGATCCTGGCGCAGATGGGAAGCTTCGTCCCCGCGCAGCACGCCCGCATCGGCGTTGTGGACCGGATCATGACCCGGGTGGGCGCTTCGGACGATCTGGCCTCGGGGCGATCCACGTTCATGGTGGAGATGAGCGAGAGCGCCTATATCCTGCGCCACGCAACACCCCGCAGCCTGGTGGTCTTGGACGAGGTGGGGCGGGGTACGGCCACCTACGACGGGCTCAGCCTCGCGTGGGCTATCGTGGAAGCACTCCACGACCTGGGGTGCCGGACGCTGGTGGCCACGCACTTCCACGAACTGACGGAACTCGAGGGCGCCCTGGAGGGCGTCTTCAACCTCCATGCGGCAGTCGCCCAAACGCCCGATGGCATCGCGTTCCTGCGCCAGGTGAGGCCGGGAGCGGCGGACCGCAGCTACGGCATCGAAGTCGCCCGCCTGGCCGGACTTCCCGAAAGCGTGGTGCGCAGGGCACAGGAGGTGCTCTACCACCTGGAGGGGGCGGCCCCCCACGCAGAACGGGCCGCCGAGCGTGCCGCAGCGGCCTGCGCCCCCGCACCGCCTGCGGCGGCCGTTTCGCCCTCCTTGCGGCCCGCTCCGGCCGCGCTAGACGGCCCGGCAGCTCCCAGGCGCCCCCGGGTGCGCCCTCGCCGTTCGGCGGTGGAGCTCAGCCAGACGCTCCTCTTCGAGGGCTGA
- a CDS encoding GTPase domain-containing protein, with protein sequence MHTPADACVVGRPGVGKTLFVLRFAQWCGHRRLVVRRRAQEPDDGEWVEMDLSAAVAQLVGTGTPTTRQIQHLDVEWRHAKRQVTVRLVDTVGLTAQIHPDPALRRSMAETLALVMESRIVLHVVDGPGTARAPERLLDEDDLDAQLGRYGERRGGYAVLVNKLDLPGGRAGLESVRRAWPRRTVLGISALEAWGFAAVRKFLQRRV encoded by the coding sequence ATGCACACCCCGGCCGATGCCTGCGTCGTGGGCCGGCCCGGCGTGGGCAAAACGCTGTTCGTGCTACGGTTCGCCCAGTGGTGCGGGCACCGGCGGCTCGTGGTGCGCCGCCGGGCCCAGGAGCCGGACGACGGCGAGTGGGTTGAGATGGATCTGTCGGCCGCGGTTGCCCAGCTTGTAGGCACGGGCACCCCCACGACGCGCCAGATCCAGCACCTGGACGTCGAGTGGCGCCACGCCAAGCGCCAGGTGACGGTGCGGCTCGTGGACACGGTGGGCCTCACCGCGCAGATCCACCCCGATCCCGCGCTGCGCCGCAGCATGGCGGAGACGCTGGCGCTGGTGATGGAGAGCCGGATCGTGCTGCACGTGGTGGATGGCCCTGGGACGGCCAGGGCGCCCGAGCGGCTGCTGGACGAGGACGACCTGGACGCCCAGCTCGGGCGGTACGGTGAGCGGCGGGGCGGGTACGCCGTGCTGGTCAACAAGCTCGACCTACCGGGCGGTCGTGCGGGGTTGGAGTCGGTGCGGCGGGCCTGGCCCCGGCGCACGGTGCTGGGCATCTCGGCGCTGGAGGCGTGGGGATTTGCCGCCGTTCGAAAGTTCCTGCAGCGGCGCGTCTAG
- a CDS encoding AAA family ATPase, translating into MAHPRTSTRSLIERVADGRLSPGHALHLLADQFERGGRRGTDGADASDEASTPPPDSHSARDGDSLQQAMAELDALVGLHSVKRAVRELRAYVEIRQKRAAAGLAAEPLVLHMAFKGNPGTGKTTVARIIGRMLKALGVLPKGHTVEVERADLVGEFVGHTAQRTREQIRRAIGGVLFIDEAYSLARGGDKDFGKEAVDGLVKAMEDHRHELVVIMAGYRQEMEFFLRLNPGLRSRIPFVIDFPDYNGEELLQIATHMLKARDYRLSPEARERLAAVLMLRRVTEPFHFGNARLVRNILEAAIRLQAVRLHAVPAPTREELMLIRVEDIPFEGALASVPSPVEGA; encoded by the coding sequence ATGGCACACCCTCGCACGAGCACCCGATCGCTCATCGAGCGAGTGGCCGACGGGCGCCTGAGCCCCGGCCACGCCCTTCACCTGCTGGCAGACCAGTTCGAGCGGGGAGGTCGCCGCGGCACCGATGGCGCCGACGCCTCCGACGAGGCTTCCACCCCACCGCCCGATTCCCACAGCGCCCGGGACGGTGACAGCCTCCAGCAGGCGATGGCCGAACTCGACGCGCTGGTCGGTCTCCACAGCGTCAAGCGGGCGGTGCGGGAACTGCGGGCCTACGTGGAGATCCGCCAGAAGCGCGCCGCCGCCGGGCTCGCCGCTGAGCCCCTGGTGCTGCACATGGCGTTCAAGGGAAACCCTGGCACCGGCAAGACCACCGTGGCGCGCATCATCGGGCGGATGCTGAAGGCGCTGGGCGTTTTGCCCAAAGGCCACACCGTCGAGGTAGAGCGGGCCGACCTGGTGGGGGAGTTCGTGGGCCACACCGCTCAGCGCACCCGCGAACAGATCCGCCGCGCCATCGGGGGAGTTCTGTTCATTGACGAGGCCTACAGCCTGGCCCGCGGTGGTGACAAGGACTTCGGGAAGGAGGCGGTGGATGGCCTCGTCAAAGCGATGGAAGACCACCGCCACGAACTGGTGGTCATCATGGCCGGATACCGGCAGGAGATGGAGTTTTTCCTGCGGCTCAACCCGGGGCTGCGGTCCCGCATCCCCTTCGTCATCGACTTTCCGGACTACAACGGTGAGGAGCTGCTCCAGATTGCCACCCACATGCTGAAAGCACGTGACTACCGCCTCAGCCCCGAGGCCAGGGAACGCCTCGCGGCGGTGTTGATGCTGCGGCGCGTCACGGAGCCCTTCCACTTCGGCAACGCCCGGCTCGTGCGCAACATCCTGGAGGCCGCCATCCGCCTGCAGGCGGTGAGGCTTCACGCCGTCCCCGCGCCCACCCGGGAGGAGTTGATGCTCATCCGGGTCGAGGACATCCCCTTTGAAGGGGCGTTGGCCTCCGTCCCGTCTCCCGTCGAGGGAGCCTGA
- the miaA gene encoding tRNA (adenosine(37)-N6)-dimethylallyltransferase MiaA: protein MSDGTLPLRPLLVIAGPTAVGKTELAIEVALRLGAEVISADAMQVYRGLDIGTDKPTPEQRRGVEHHLIDVADPEEPFNASIYRELARRALAAIESRGRLAIVCGGTGLYIRAFVDDLLPAPGGYDPSVRAHLEAQARREGSGLLYRRLAEVDPEAAARIHPHNVRRVIRALEAYEVTGKPLSELQREARRSARPLAAVWVGLIRPRPVLYERIHRRVDEQVARGLVDETRRLLLRGLGPGNTAMQALGYKEMARYLAGELTFARAVEHLKLATRHYARRQLTWFRPDPRIRWFDLSALGSLDAAAGAVARYYLERAAASGPPAAYR from the coding sequence ATGTCTGACGGGACGCTCCCGCTGCGGCCGCTCCTCGTCATCGCGGGGCCGACCGCGGTCGGGAAGACCGAGCTGGCCATCGAGGTGGCATTGAGGCTGGGTGCCGAGGTCATCTCGGCCGACGCCATGCAGGTTTACCGGGGCCTCGATATCGGTACCGACAAGCCCACGCCCGAGCAGCGGCGCGGGGTGGAACATCACCTGATCGACGTCGCCGACCCCGAGGAGCCCTTCAACGCCTCTATCTACCGGGAGCTGGCGCGCCGGGCGCTGGCCGCCATCGAGAGCCGCGGGCGGCTCGCCATCGTTTGCGGCGGCACGGGGCTCTACATCCGGGCGTTTGTGGACGACCTCCTGCCCGCGCCGGGCGGATACGATCCCTCCGTGCGGGCGCACCTCGAGGCACAGGCCAGGCGAGAGGGATCCGGGCTCCTATACCGGCGCCTCGCGGAAGTGGACCCCGAGGCAGCGGCGCGGATTCACCCCCACAACGTGCGCCGGGTGATCCGGGCGCTCGAGGCATACGAGGTCACGGGAAAGCCCTTGAGCGAACTGCAGCGCGAGGCCCGGCGGTCCGCTCGCCCTCTTGCGGCGGTCTGGGTCGGGTTGATCCGCCCCCGTCCCGTACTCTACGAGCGCATCCACCGCCGCGTGGACGAGCAGGTCGCGCGTGGGCTCGTCGACGAGACCCGCCGGCTGCTTCTGCGCGGCCTGGGCCCAGGGAACACCGCCATGCAGGCGCTGGGCTACAAGGAAATGGCGCGGTACCTGGCGGGCGAACTCACGTTTGCCCGCGCCGTCGAACACCTGAAGCTGGCGACGCGCCACTATGCCAGGCGCCAGCTCACGTGGTTTCGCCCGGATCCCCGCATCCGCTGGTTTGACCTCTCGGCGCTGGGAAGCCTGGACGCGGCCGCGGGCGCAGTGGCACGGTACTACCTCGAACGGGCGGCTGCGTCCGGGCCGCCGGCTGCGTATAGATGA
- the mutL gene encoding DNA mismatch repair endonuclease MutL has product MGKIVQLPDDVIDHIAAGEVVDRPASALKELVENAIDANARRIRIDVAEDASALRVSDDGEGMEPEDAEICFLRHATSKLRRREDLAVVNTLGFRGEALAAIAAVAELEILTRPRHRPEGFRVIIAGGQKMSAGPAPAPEGTTVWVRRLFFNTPARRRYLKSGAAEQRACVEAAARIALGHPGVAFEVTAGREVRFATPGDGDIRAAAAAVIGPQEAGVLLPAGGARGPVTLRGLIGPPDLTRPRRDHLWTFVNGRWVQDRTVATAAVRGFEGRLAPGRFPVAFVYLDVDPSWVDVNVHPAKLFVRFRDEHLIFSLVVTAVREALRSAPPVMLAARSAPSPTGQLLSPPGLPPAPAKAAEPAALPWGAASREPLPAQLRRLKAVGQLFATYILAEAPGALMVVDQHVAHERLIFEQMLKARAGSPAPAQQLLAPVTLELTWAAAEALRPLLPWLGRVGLQAEAFGPRHVLVRSLPAVPGFPAAPHENELRALFEALARELPELPEAPGAHLEESAAPAPWELRLLKNVACKSAVKAGTALNTAAMRMLVEGLALADNPYTCPHGRPVVVSIPVEELDRRFGRRTPP; this is encoded by the coding sequence ATGGGCAAGATCGTTCAGCTCCCGGACGACGTCATCGATCATATCGCGGCCGGCGAGGTGGTGGACCGCCCTGCCTCGGCCCTCAAGGAACTCGTCGAGAATGCCATTGACGCGAACGCCCGCCGCATCCGCATCGACGTGGCCGAAGACGCAAGCGCCTTGCGAGTGAGCGACGACGGCGAGGGGATGGAGCCGGAGGACGCCGAGATATGCTTCCTGCGCCACGCCACGAGCAAGCTCCGCCGTCGGGAAGATCTGGCCGTGGTAAACACGCTCGGATTCCGGGGCGAGGCGCTGGCAGCCATTGCGGCGGTCGCAGAACTCGAGATCCTGACCAGGCCCCGCCACCGGCCGGAGGGTTTCCGGGTCATCATAGCGGGCGGCCAGAAGATGAGCGCGGGCCCGGCTCCGGCGCCCGAGGGGACCACGGTGTGGGTGCGGCGCCTCTTCTTCAATACCCCGGCCCGGCGCCGGTACCTGAAAAGCGGGGCCGCGGAGCAGCGAGCGTGCGTGGAGGCGGCCGCACGCATTGCGCTCGGGCACCCCGGGGTGGCCTTCGAGGTGACCGCAGGGCGGGAGGTTCGCTTTGCTACGCCGGGCGACGGCGACATCCGGGCCGCCGCTGCTGCCGTCATCGGCCCGCAGGAAGCCGGTGTGCTGTTGCCTGCCGGGGGCGCCAGGGGGCCCGTCACGCTTCGGGGGCTTATCGGTCCGCCCGACCTCACCCGCCCTCGGCGCGATCACCTCTGGACGTTCGTCAACGGGCGCTGGGTGCAGGACAGGACCGTGGCCACGGCCGCGGTGCGGGGCTTTGAGGGGCGCCTGGCGCCAGGGCGGTTTCCTGTCGCGTTCGTTTACCTGGACGTGGATCCGTCCTGGGTGGACGTGAACGTGCACCCCGCGAAGCTCTTCGTACGCTTCCGGGACGAGCACCTGATCTTCTCCCTGGTGGTCACGGCCGTAAGGGAGGCCCTGCGGTCTGCCCCGCCCGTCATGCTGGCGGCCAGGTCCGCGCCGTCACCGACGGGCCAGCTGCTGTCTCCACCGGGCCTGCCGCCGGCTCCGGCGAAAGCTGCCGAGCCTGCGGCCCTGCCGTGGGGTGCGGCCTCTCGGGAGCCGCTGCCGGCCCAACTGCGGCGGCTCAAGGCCGTCGGGCAACTGTTCGCCACGTACATCCTGGCCGAGGCGCCGGGGGCCCTGATGGTCGTGGACCAGCACGTCGCCCACGAACGTCTCATCTTCGAGCAGATGCTGAAGGCCCGCGCCGGAAGCCCTGCCCCCGCCCAACAGCTTCTCGCGCCGGTGACCCTCGAACTCACCTGGGCCGCCGCCGAAGCGTTGCGGCCGTTGCTGCCGTGGCTTGGCCGCGTAGGGCTGCAGGCGGAGGCGTTCGGGCCCCGGCACGTCCTGGTGCGGTCGCTGCCGGCCGTTCCGGGGTTCCCGGCCGCACCACACGAGAACGAGCTTCGCGCTCTCTTCGAGGCGCTGGCCAGGGAACTGCCCGAGCTCCCCGAAGCGCCCGGAGCCCACCTGGAAGAATCCGCCGCGCCGGCACCCTGGGAGCTCCGGTTGCTCAAGAACGTCGCGTGCAAGAGCGCGGTCAAGGCCGGGACCGCCCTCAATACCGCCGCCATGCGGATGCTGGTGGAAGGCCTGGCGCTGGCGGACAACCCCTACACGTGCCCGCATGGGCGGCCGGTGGTGGTCAGCATTCCGGTCGAGGAGCTGGATCGGCGCTTTGGCCGCCGGACACCCCCCTGA
- a CDS encoding class I SAM-dependent methyltransferase: MAAGHPPDRVWLVTTGREPTGLQEARARAIAGEIGAPFVPRGDRALDCPEPALPCAFLVVERHGLAIQVGSRRLAYHPGMALHRIRLLRRGMADPMVEAMGLSGGEQVLDATLGLASDALVAAFAAGPAGWVTGVEKVAALAVLVREGLRGYGWEDGDVAAAAARIEVVAADHSKVLAMADPGSFDVVYFDVMFERPLSGSASMASWRRVADEGPLAADVVQAALSAARRRVVVKDRRDSARLAALGPPRLWGGRSSRVVYGIWDV, encoded by the coding sequence TTGGCCGCCGGACACCCCCCTGATCGGGTCTGGCTCGTCACCACGGGGCGTGAGCCGACCGGGCTGCAGGAGGCGAGAGCCCGGGCGATCGCCGGGGAGATCGGGGCGCCGTTTGTGCCCCGCGGGGATCGCGCCCTTGACTGCCCTGAGCCGGCGCTCCCTTGCGCTTTTCTGGTCGTGGAGCGCCACGGGCTGGCCATCCAGGTAGGGAGCAGGCGGCTCGCTTACCACCCGGGCATGGCCCTTCATCGAATACGCCTGCTCCGGAGGGGGATGGCGGATCCGATGGTGGAGGCCATGGGCCTCTCGGGAGGCGAGCAGGTGCTGGACGCAACCCTCGGCCTTGCGTCCGACGCGCTGGTGGCCGCTTTTGCGGCCGGCCCCGCGGGCTGGGTGACCGGCGTCGAGAAGGTGGCGGCACTGGCCGTCCTCGTGCGTGAGGGGCTTCGGGGCTATGGGTGGGAGGATGGTGACGTGGCGGCGGCGGCGGCGCGCATCGAGGTGGTGGCAGCCGACCACTCGAAGGTCCTGGCCATGGCAGACCCCGGCTCCTTTGACGTGGTCTACTTCGATGTCATGTTCGAACGGCCTCTTTCAGGGTCAGCTTCAATGGCCTCCTGGCGCAGGGTGGCCGATGAAGGCCCTCTGGCAGCGGACGTTGTGCAGGCAGCCCTCTCGGCGGCCCGCCGCCGGGTGGTGGTGAAAGACCGCCGCGACTCTGCCCGCCTGGCTGCGCTCGGCCCCCCGCGCCTTTGGGGCGGGCGATCAAGCCGCGTCGTGTACGGGATCTGGGATGTCTGA